The following are encoded together in the Babesia microti strain RI chromosome II, complete genome genome:
- a CDS encoding hypothetical protein (overlaps_old_locusTagID:BBM_II04135) translates to MQYTYLLDKLGLKKLKNPEFVAKIHTSIAQCQKTFNSTEISTDKQIETFDFDTINDAEFETLYSSLVNSVFSLDEPSQNATLTHKSLHLLKWSQNNCHWNAIFSAKISDLDPAEFNNIISGSKFDILNSLYLPYCIALNLLFQEPLVAECIAEPILESFRYNFENSRSKLSHFNKIENSFLFIKLQFYICMVALGKSWISLEENKQLLISNLKVPNSNMLIDKLLEWNPVESVGLVLAKYFKRFILTRLSYFAYDYFDTSTDFIVSVSQLANMSGFDNLIFNGVTKNPENLKVCRILIGGLFNLAIKWNEIDHISSLELLRNEIVPSLTENSESTIDMISHWQNLQADIIEEIIPKIFDTGLIEAFKELLATSCKYCELLGRPESYMEATIGVFINKTLDLIKAGWNEIFNILDSIEQSSKYLKIISDIASLCEVSNIKSLVQLENVYSMREKMHKIFILCIDEHLQAELKYLPRRIVNFDMLEERINVLARHISYQSFSEIFTQVAVNTQKTVLGYVIPSDNLMVVKNESHLELLSENLKQLQLVIPVPMPCIVELVYIFKHSDEDINVNSFSALSAVQANQAIHQALHAKLDFQDFALLPKISN, encoded by the exons ATGCAGTATACCTATCTACTCGATAAACTTGGGCTTAAAAAGCTCAAGAATCCCGAATTTGTCGCAAAAATTCACACTTCAATCGCACAATGTCAAAAAACATTTAACAGCACAGAAATAAGCACAGATAAGCAAATAGAAACCTTTGATTTTGATACTATAAATGACGCCGAATTCGAAACACTTTACTCATCCCTAGTGAATTCTGTTTTTTCATTGGATGAACCATCGCAAAATGCCACTCTAACTCACAAGTCCTTACATCTCCTAAAATGGAGCCAAAATAATTGCCATTGGAATGCCATTTTTAGCGCAAAAATCAGCGATCTAGACCCGGCCGAGTTTAACAACATAATTTCTGGttctaaatttgatatcCTGAACTCGCTCTACCTGCCATATTGCATTGCATTAAATTTACTATTTCAAGAACCGCTCGTTGCTGAATGCATTGCCGAGCCCATACTTGAGAGTTTTCGGTACAATTTTGAAAACTCACGGAGCAAGTTATCTCactttaacaaaattgaaaacTCATTTTTATTCATCAAACTCCAATTTTATATCTGCATGGTGGCACTTGGCAAATCGTGGATCTCGCTTGAAGAGAATAAACAATTGCTAATAAGTAACTTGAAGGTGCCAAACTCGAATATGTTGATAGACAAATTGCTTGAATGGAACCCAGTGGAATCCGTTGGGTTAGTACTAGCAAAGTATTTCAAAAGGTTCATTTTGACACGACTATCATACTTTGCATATGATTACTTTGACACATCTACTGATTTTATCGTATCCGTATCACAACTGGCAAATATGTCGGGATTCGACAATCTTATTTTCAATGGAGTAACTAAGAACCCTGAAAATCTGAAAGTTTGTCGAATACTCATTGGTGGATTGTTTAATCTGGCAATTAAGTGGAATGAAATAGACCATATTAGTTCCTTGGAGTTATTGAGGAATGAAATAGTGCCTTCACTAACTGAAAATAGCGAATCTACAATTGATATGATTTCGCACTGGCAAAATTTGCAAGCTGATATTATAGAGGAGATTATAcctaaaatatttgatacgGGACTAATTGAGGCGTTCAAAGAGCTACTTGCCACtagttgtaaatattgCGAATTACTGGGACGACCCGAATCGTATATGGAGGCTACAATTGGtgtttttatcaataaaacaCTAGATTTGATTAAGGCAGGGTggaatgaaatatttaacatctTAGATTCCATTGAACAGAGCTCTAAGTACCTAAAAATCATATCCGATATCGCATCGTTGTGCGAAGTCAGTAATATCAAATCACTAGTCCAGTTGGAAAATGTGTATTCTATGAGAGAAAAAATGCATAAGATCTTCATCCTGTGTATTGATGAACATTTGCAAGctgaattaaaatatttgccaAGGAGGATTGTGAACTTTGATATGTTGGAGGAGAGAATTAATG TGCTAGCAAGACACATATCTTATCAGTCATTTAGTGAAATATTCACTCAAGTGGCTGTAAATACTCAAAAAACGGTCTTAGGATACGTTATTCCTAGCGACAATCTGATGGTTGTTAAGAACGAATCGCACTTGGAACTTCTGTCTgaaaatttaaaacaattacagCTTGTAATACCTGTTCCCATGCCTTGCATAGTGGaactagtatatatattcaagCATAGCGATGAGGACATAAATGTGAATTCCTTTAGTGCTCTGAGTGCTGTACAGGCAAACCAGGCAATCCACCAAGCATTGCACGCCAAGTTAGACTTTCAAGATTTTGCTTTGCTACCAAAAATATCCAACTGA
- a CDS encoding conserved Plasmodium protein, unknown function (overlaps_old_locusTagID:BBM_II04140) produces the protein MTCDTYVRGNYYTTIHLYVPPNTIGKDVIKRCYRTLYTLALESHCTDAKFDILKPSHFHISLSKGVNLRYHFIDPFLAVVSSIVAKFRSFPVILDTKAINIYANDRKSRYFIGIGVANVSAKSKIQQLLDQLDLAIEQFGFSKYKGIPHVSLISTNNDISPALNNRYPGHNALLWPDIDLNLSDSVINEDQIDKLVSDSLSKISEDEIQEDCTQFDNCIVDYDTEITSFNATSVVVTVGARTNRIYFK, from the exons ATGACGTGTGACACGTATGTAAGGGGAAATTACTATACAACGATCCACCTATATG TACCCCCAAATACAATTGGAAAAGATGTCATCAAACGTTGTTATCGCACGCTATACACACTCGCTCTGGAATCACATTGTACAGATGctaaatttgacattttgaAACCCAGTCACTTCCATATATCACTCAGCAAAGGGGTAAATCTGAGATATCACTTTATTGATCCATTTTTGGCAGTGGTTTCCAGTATCGTCGCTAAATTCCGCAG TTTCCCAGTCATTCTAGACACTAAGGcgattaatatatatgctaATGACAGGAAGAGTAGATACTTTATTGGTATTGGCGTGGCCAATGTATCGGCAAAGTCAAAG ATTCAACAACTTCTAGACCAACTAGACCTTGCAATCGAACAGTTTGGCTTCTCCAAGTACAAGGGCATTCCTCACGTATCACTTATCAGTACaaataat GATATATCCCCGGCCTTAAACAATAGATATCCCGGGCATAATGCTTTGCTATGGCCAGACATAGATCTAAACCTTAGTGATTCAGTCATAAATGAAGATCAAATAGATAAGTTAGTTTCGGATTCCTTAAGTAAAATATCTGAGGATGAGATACAGGAAGACTGTACTCAGTTTGACAATTGCATAGTGGATTATGACACAGAAATTACTTCCTTCAACGCAACATCAGTCGTTGTAACAGTAGGAGCAAGGACAAATCGCatatatttcaaatga
- a CDS encoding conserved Plasmodium protein, unknown function (overlaps_old_locusTagID:BBM_II04145), which translates to MVCVDCFTKINVKFAPYGILPLKNVHNTSSYKVNVFATLTCNDNAANKFVLHASARSLANRHRKKMELNRLVRKRKLSTTERYEDLVRMNIRNDKCNTQLSRLPVSPNTNLNHLVPFKTIRYLRSYEPLNPRPILRTVGYQFKEIPDPTLTSERARAIVEAGLPLAERFERVYPYDKRLRVEDARGMGIHSRRETEFPLTGDPDSIPTPMDSIKSHMEWQKRMLDPKHRPLPLKNYEPLYNNIQIDMNRFYAIRQRLIEFVNQITNAVPGIIPDYVLNTVNVPRDVKWSKTLDEAVDEGDILLNPHYFGKEDYFQHPFYGDPPLPSDIKNHLDEYNSNNPRKKITYDMLLSDTIYCHSNGTIMKLIENSPPYGGEAEDFPHKDPWEPRFIIQVKPGYIKENKLKVGDLFKHLDKEARFSFYDNYFSMPKSIRIPMRLPHGRLIN; encoded by the exons ATGGTTTGTGTCGACTGCttcacaaaaattaatgttaaatttgcaCCATATGGGATTTTACCCCTTAAAAATGTACATAACACATCATCTTATAAAGTTAACGTATTCGCTACATTAACCTGTAATGATAACGCagcaaataaatttgtgttGCACGCTTCCGCTCGAAGCCTGGCCAATAGGCATCGCAAAAAAATGGAATTGAATAGGTTGGTGAGGAAGCGAAAATTATCTACAACGGAAAGGTATGAAGATCTTGTGCGTATGAACATACGGAATGACAAATGCAACACTCAATTATCTCGTTTGCCCGTATCTCCGAATACAAATCTGAACCACTTGGTGCCATTTAAGACAATCAGGTATTTACGCAGTTATGAGCCATTAAATCCAAGGCCGATTTTGCGCACAGTGGGTTATCAATTTAAAGAGATTCCAGACCCTACCCTCACTAGTGAAAGGGCTAGGGCAATTGTTGAGGCAGGACTGCCATTGGCAGAAAGATTTGAAAGGGTTTACCCATATGATAAAAGGCTGCGCGTAGAAGATGCTAGGGGCATGGGTATTCATAGCAGAAGGGAAACGGAGTTTCCCTTGACTGGTGATCCGGACTCTATTCCTACGCCAATGGATTCCATAAAGTCTCATATGGAATGGCAAAAACGTATGTTGGATCCAAAACATCGTCCATTGCCCCTTAAAAACTACGAACCACTTTACaacaatattcaaattgacATGAACCGTTTCTACGCCATAAGGCAAAGGCTTATTGAGTTTGTCAACCAAATAACAAACGCAGTGCCAGGCATAATTCCTGATTATGTTTTAAATACTGTAAATGTGCCTAGAGATGTCAAATGGTCAAAGACACTAGATGAGGCGGTAGATGAGGGTGATATATTGCTAAATCCGCATTATTTTGGAAAGGAGGATTATTTCCAACACCCCTTTTACGGAGATCCTCCGTTGCCAagtgatattaaaaatcatttggATGAGTATAACTCAAATAACCCAAGGAAGAAGATAACTTATGATATGTTACTTTCGGATACCATTTATTGTCACTCTAACGGTACCATAATGAAACTAATTGAAAACTCCCCGCCTTATGGCGGGGAGGCTGAGGATTTTCCGCACAAAGATCCATGGGAGCCTCGATTCATCATCCAAGTTAAG CCCGGGTATATTAAGGAGAACAAACTCAAAGTGGGTGACTTGTTTAAGCACTTAGACAAGGAGGCTAGATTTAGTTTCTACGACAACTATTTTTCCATGCCCAAGTCTATTCGGATACCCATGAGGCTGCCACACGGTCGATTGATAAACTAG
- a CDS encoding UDP-N-acetylglucosamine pyrophosphorylase (overlaps_old_locusTagID:BBM_II04150) — protein sequence MSTHDLVLNLSQSRHSNYSFSFDFTKPPITRINSLDYANSDLEQLGLSLISKCALVILAGGQGTRLKFGKPKLLLPINNDLTILLLFLRRVMLRRSQAKLPPEVKTRIFILTSSYTKNYIQEYIQSHLIPESSDIDISSLCIDIILQDEVQCYDMSLKPLDTNNPNGNGGLFGALEKCMSFWQADIDFLHVIGSDNIFSDPLDPLSLSVFISQQRQHKQSVDALLKCIETDSPNMGIIALKVEQTGEKTPCVVEYSEMVDQVANQSVKLGNICDHIFSVQFVRRFITSQQHKNMPWHLAKRTATNEIGDEVLVYKLEKFIFDIIQHSNNVIAYVITTNDFAPIKCETDLDPNRLNSAISKYRARSQLWK from the exons ATGTCAACACATGATCTAGTATTGAATTTGTCTCAATCAAGGCATAGCAATTACAGTTTCTCATTCGACTTCACTAAACCGCCAATCACGCGCATTAATTCACTAGATTATGCAAATTCTGATTTGGAACAATTGGGATTATCGCTAATAA gCAAATGCGCGTTGGTGATATTGGCTGGTGGGCAAGGTACTAGACTGAAATTTGGAAAACCAAAGTTGTTACTACCGATTAACAACGATTTGACTATCTTACTACTATTTCTAAGGAGAGTTATGCTTAGAAGGTCACAGGCAAAATTGCCACCGGAAGTTAAAACGCGCATTTTTATACTAACATCTAGTTACACTAAGAATTATATACAAGAGTACATCCAATCTCATTTGATACCTGAATCTAGTGATATTGACATATCATCTCTTTgcattgatataattttacaagATGAAGTACAATGCTATGATATGTCATTAAAACCACTAGACACGAACAACCCCAACGGTAATGGCGGTCTTTTTGGTGCGTTAGAGAAATGTATGAGTTTTTGGCAAGCGGACATAGATTTTTTGCATGTCATTGGTTCGGATAATATTTTCTCCGATCCACTAGACCCTCTATCTCTGAGTGTATTTATATCACAACAAAGGCAACACAAACAATCAGTGGATGCACTACTTAAATGTATTGAAACCGATAGTCCAAATATGGGGATTATCGCACTAAAAGTTGAACAGACAGGTGAAAAAACCCCATGTGTTGTGGAGTATAGTGAAATGGTGGATCAGGTTGCCAATCAAAGCGTAAAACTTGGCAACATATGCGATCACATATTCAGtgtacaatttgttagaaGGTTTATCACTAGCCAGCAACACAAAAATATGCCATGGCATTTAGCAAAAAGGACGGCCACCAATGAAATAGGCGACGAGGTACTCGTATACAAGCTTGAAAAGTTCATCTTTGACATTATACAGCATTCGAACAATGTTATC GCATATGTTATAACTACAAATGATTTCGCACCAATAAAATGCGAAACTGATCTAGACCCGAATCGCCTGAATAGCGCAATAAGCAAATACAGGGCTAGGTCCCAATTGTGGAAATAA
- a CDS encoding Kelch motif (overlaps_old_locusTagID:BBM_II04155) produces the protein MDNNSQPYEFHPPTSNIDKSIDSFDINVLRSANEEIFVPFSSTEDFDIMVSDLRSTFINWLKKTEINMRLERDRLNTLKETLAKDRETFLSKLQAEKAAGLERLAEERKRQNAEIASQLKQVQVEREDARRRVSEERAKMEKECELHRKRMQMEAEKLHQQIKLFEAEKKKIIDNAIASETMIDINVGGVVFETSRQTLTQQSNSLLEGVLSGRYEIGRDRQGRIFFDRDYELFRVILNFLRNPTCLPVPRDSTESELIINESFYYGIKFSPFPLVFTCGGHSGNEYLSSVEMLDVGQQCWRSCTSMQSERAYFGGAVINNFICVFGGQNMDYKALCETEMYDRLRDTWYTIASLNQPRRNNAGACHDGRLYCVGGFDGIEILKSVEAYDMRMKNWVKVASLNTPRSSAMLASQNGNLYAFGGTTGERLKSVEIYDPRMDIWQESPAGLVESRSAGAACNYLNEIYIMGGIDNSQSIHDSVEHWDSSTQRPSFVHDMPMGCMDCSVVSVSDSIMIIGGQNEEILGSCHFYRPEFDDWQRGPSLITPRYAHCSMLLDL, from the exons ATGGATAACAATTCTCAGCCTTACGAATTCCACCCGCCTACTTCTAACATTGATAAATCTATCGATTCCTTCGACATAAATGTTCTACGTTCTGCTAATGAAG AAATTTTTGTCCCCTTTTCCTCCACAGAAGACTTTGACATTATGGTTTCAGATTTAAGAAGCACGTTCATTAACTGGCTCAAAAAGACTGAGATCAATATGAGGCTGGAGAGAGATAGACTTAATACCCTTAAGGAAACCCTGGCGAAGGACAGGGAAACCTTCCTATCAAAATTACAGGCAGAGAAAGCTGCAGGACTTGAGAGATTGGCT GAAGAGAGGAAGCGTCAAAACGCAGAAATTGCGTCTCAACTTAAACAGGTTCAGGTAGAAAGGGAAGATGCCAGAAGAAGAGTTAGTGAGGAAAGGGCCAAGATGGAAAAGGAGTGTGAACTACACAGGAAGAGGATGCAGATGGAGGCTGAAAAGCTCCATCAACAGATCAAGCTCTTTGAGGCGGAGAAGAAGAAAATTATAGATAATGCCATTG CAAGCGAAACTATGATCGACATAAATGTTGGCGGGGTTGTCTTCGAGACTTCCCGCCAAACGCTAACGCAACAATCAAACTCGTTATTGGAAGGAGTATTGAGTGGTAGATATGAAATAGGCCGGGATCGCCAAGGAAGGATATTCTTTGACAGGGACTATGAGCTTTTCCGTGTCATATTGAACTTTTTGCGCAATCCTACGTGTTTGCCAGTGCCCAGAGATTCCACTGAATCAGAACTGATAATCAATGAATCTTTTTACTACGGCATCAAATTTTCCCCATTCCCCCTGG TTTTTACATGTGGAGGGCATTCTGgcaatgaatatttatcaagTGTTGAAATGTTGGATGTAGGTCAGCAGTGTTGGAGAAGCTGCACATCAATGCAATCAGAGCGTGCTTATTTTGGTGGAGCTGtaataaacaatttcatttgtGTATTTGGAGGACAAAACATGGACTATAAG GCCCTATGCGAGACTGAAATGTACGATCGGCTGAGAGACACCTGGTACACCATAGCCAGTTTAAATCAGCCAAGGCGCAATAATGCCGGGGCATGCCACGATGGAAG GTTATATTGTGTGGGCGGTTTTGAtggaattgaaattttgaaaagtGTTGAGGCATATGATATGAGGATGAAGAATTGGGTGAAGGTTGCATCTCTTAACACGCCCAGGTCTTCAGCCATGTTAGCTTCTCAGA ATGGCAATTTGTATGCCTTTGGGGGTACAACTGGTGAGAGGCTCAAAAGCGTAGAGATCTACGACCCTCGTATGGATATATGGCAAGAATCTCCGGCCGGTTTGGTTGAG TCTAGGAGTGCAGGCGCTGCGTGCAATTACTTGAATGAAATATACATTATGGGTGGCATTGACAATTCACAATCTATACATGATTCGGTGGAGCATTGGGATTCAAGTACGCAAAGGCCATCATTTGTGCACGATATGCCAATGGGCTGCATGGATTGTTCAGTGGTTTCAGTGTCTGATTCTATAATG attattGGGGGGCAGAATGAGGAGATTTTGGGCAGTTGCCACTTTTATCGCCCAGAATTTGACGATTGGCAGCGTGGACCGTCACTTATCACTCCAAGATATGCCCATTGTTCAATGTTACTGGATCTCTAG